From a region of the Arachis ipaensis cultivar K30076 chromosome B09, Araip1.1, whole genome shotgun sequence genome:
- the LOC107615040 gene encoding putative F-box protein At1g71320 — protein sequence MKREAEAEVLLPELVEKILIWLPVKSLIRFRCVSKQWLSLISNSRFANLNYDAADVAPPNKNTRLLYLSSEVPEAHCVDVEASILCDYALQLPLSCRHFNLSILGSCKGFILLRIHVDGAALLLWNPVTGSHKSIPDPDALFSMGLARVLYWLAFKDKHLDLTIVAFDLAENHLSMVSLPTSVHCPPFKLFAEYLGISILKFTDQKIEIWVMKELSWTKFNVVFTCANGIYGIQHLCFTKGELVATKNNELVKVSNKGVSVESLRISHHDPNLKSVMFTKSLLSLPDEFGGTGEEQDSRSFGYSRVELQHWFLSLSFLPDVHQDGSFSIFFSEWKL from the exons CTAATTCGGTTCAGGTGCGTCTCTAAACAATGGCTTTCTCTGATCTCCAATTCACGCTTTGCAAATTTGAATTATGATGCTGCTGATGTCGCACCCCCCAATAAGAACACTAGGCTTCTGTACTTGTCGAGTGAGGTTCCCGAGGCTCATTGTGTAGATGTGGAAGCTTCGATTCTCTGCGATTACGCGCTTCAGCTTCCTCTAAGTTGTCGTCATTTCAACCTTAGTATTCTAGGTTCATGCAAGGGCTTCATACTGTTACGCATTCATGTTGATGGCGCTGCACTCCTTCTGTGGAACCCTGTAACTGGTTCTCACAAATCAATCCCTGACCCTGATGCTCTTTTTTCGATGGGTTTGGCTCG GGTTCTTTATTGGTTAGCCTTTAAAGATAAGCACTTGGATTTGACGATTGTTGCCTTCGACTTAGCCGAAAATCATCTATCAATGGTGTCATTGCCAACGTCAGTCCATTGCCCACCGTTTAAGCTGTTTGCTGAATATCTTGGGATATCTATCTTGAAATTCACAGACCAGAAGATTGAGATCTGGGTAATGAAAGAGTTATCTTGGACGAAGTTCAATGTTGTGTTTACTTGTGCTAATGGAATCTATGGAATCCAGCATTTGTGTTTCACTAAAGGTGAACTTGTTGCCACAAAAAACAATGAGTTGGTCAAAGTCAGCAATAAAGGTGTATCGGTGGAGTCTCTAAGAATTAGTCATCATGACCCTAACTTGAAGTCGGTTATGTTTACTAAGAGTTTACTGTCACTTCCCGACGAGTTTGGCGGCACAGGGGAAGAACAAGACAGTAGG AGTTTTGGTTACAGTAGAGTTGAACTTCAACACTGGTTtctctctctttcctttcttCCAGACGTTCATCAAGATGGCAGTTTCTCAATATTTTTCAGTGAGTGGAAACTGTAA